CAGATGATTTATCAGAGTAGGCacagttaaagaaaaagggattAAATGATTTGGATATTTATAAAGAAGAATTTAAGCGTAAATATCCTAAAAGGAAAGGTTTTAAAAACTAGATTgttattgtgaaaaaaaatatttgatataATTGATAGAATAGGTGAGCAGAAAGTAGGTGCTAGTAgtaataacataaaattaaaaaaaatatagttgtAAAATGGGGTATAGGAACAATTGTAATGTGCTTAATTCCATTGATTGGGCTAATATTTCCTATAATAGCCTtggctaaaaaaaatgtagattTTCCTGAATTCTTATCTTCTTTGAAAACTCAAATACCTTATTTAAGTTCCGCATTCTTCAT
This is a stretch of genomic DNA from Plasmodium cynomolgi strain B DNA, scaffold: 1300, whole genome shotgun sequence. It encodes these proteins:
- a CDS encoding CYIR protein (putative;~vir-type antigen), with product MIWIFIKKNLSVNILKGKVLKTRLLLIGEQKVGASIVKWGIGTIVMCLIPLIGLIFPIIALAKKNVDFPEFLSSLKTQIPYLSSAFFITYCTIFILIIFYIFIKIVKYERLEAGKGKLNLREYCTLSKDIFLPKSYS